A window of the Bombus huntii isolate Logan2020A chromosome 8, iyBomHunt1.1, whole genome shotgun sequence genome harbors these coding sequences:
- the LOC126868383 gene encoding uncharacterized protein LOC126868383 — protein sequence MYKHNSSLSMENHTQAISFANSYFALVDGLVSGLENQLSEDVVLYWFGSLIKGRKHVSTFLRSRKLNSRHIFSHIISTTDINYEKESLTRNKTLINIRFLCRNKLCSCHYRKQQECQTRHNNFVNDNSTICEPFLQKVERSLSMCDVITDINHNEIHTKEIGAVDDTFYNLSEGDLSNLFKLDILSTDIEEIEHSINRIKLKEEVVPTIKRKCSRRDKHDIVQVKYVEANGEVEFSRKFWKLGKNFFSRSTIMVYNNDQQTIIGSWKTYISRLSTATLYTWKRPCKLQIAYTISSQCQTLEQSCETKNVTVSFVQPKVRLPSLQEINEITSRLVPNTNEFGGFLKDADFFEDYKGFLGNVKMEMAINDPCMPLSTAQYVKNKLVFNKPSINMDDRNGKDKKKFAFNYQIHLIIYQDIDI from the exons ATGTACAAACACAATA GTAGTTTATCAATGGAAAACCATACGCAAGCTATTTCATTCGCGAATAGTTATTTCGCTTTGGTCGATGGTCTTGTTTCTGGTTTAGAAAATCAGCTCTCGGAGGATGTGGTCCTGTATTGGTTTGGCAGTTTGATCAAAGGCAGGAAACATGTGTCTACCTTCTTGCGAAGTCGTAAACTGAATTCAAGGCATATATTCTCACATATTATATCGACCACTGATATCAATTACGAAAAGGAAAGTTTAACTCG aaataaaactTTAATTAACATTAGGTTTTTATGTAGGAACAAGCTTTGTTCGTGTCATTATCGAAAACAGCAAGAATGTCAAACAAGACATAATAATTTCGTCAATGATAATAGTACAATATGCGAGCCGTTCCTCCAAAAAGTGGAAAGGTCATTGTCGATGTGTGACGTCATAACAGACATTAATCACAACGAAATCCATACGAAGGAAATTGGCGCAGTGGACGACACGTTTTACAATCTAAGCGAGGGTGATCTCTCCAATCTTTTCAAGCTCGACATCTTATCGACCGACATAGAAGAAATCGAGCATAGCATTAATAGGATAAAATTGAAAGAGGAAGTGGTACCAACCATCAAGAGAAAATGTAGTCGAAGAGATAAACACGATATCGTTCAAGTTAAGTATGTGGAGGCAAACGGTGAAGTAGAATTCTCCCGAAAATTTTGGAAACTAGGcaagaattttttttctcgttcTACAATAATGGTTTACAATAATGATCAACAAACA ATCATAGGTTCTTGGAAAACGTATATCTCACGTCTCTCTACAGCTACTCTTTACACTTGGAAGCGGCCATGTAAATTGCAAATTGCATATACCATCTCGTCTCAATGTCAAACCTTGGAACAATCGTGTGAAACTAAAAATGTCACGGTATCATTCGTACAGCCTAAAGTCAGACTACCCAGTCTACAGGAGATTAATGAAATTACTAGTAGACTAGTGCCCAATACGAATGAGTTCGGTGGATTTTTGAAGGATGCGGATTTCTTTGAGGATTATAAAGGCTTTCTAGGAAATGTGAAAATGGAAATGGCAATTAATGATCCTTGTATGCCATTGTCCACTGCTCAGTATGTTAAAAATAAACTTGTATTTAATAAACCGTCCATCAATATGGATGATCGCAATGGTAAAGACAAAAAAAAGTTCGCTTTTAATTATCAGATTCATCTGATAATATATCAGGATATTGATATATGA